A single window of Salmo trutta unplaced genomic scaffold, fSalTru1.1, whole genome shotgun sequence DNA harbors:
- the LOC115186783 gene encoding zinc finger protein 2 homolog produces the protein TQCGKSFTSSSHLTRHQRRHTEEKPYGCDQCGKSFVRSGHLTVHQRIHTGEKSYSCDQCGKSFTDSSGLTKHQRIHTGDKPYSCGQCGKSFVQSSDLTVHQRIHTGEKPFSCGQCGKSFASSSILTLHQRIHTGDKPYSCGQCGKSFVQSTDLTVHQRIHTGEKPYSCTQCGKSFVQSGQLTLHQRTHTGEKSYSCDQCGKSFAASSNLTLH, from the coding sequence actcaatgtgggaagagttttacttcatctagccatctgactcgacaccagagaagacacacagaagaaaaaccttatggctgtgatcaatgtgggaagagttttgttcgatctggccatctgacagtgcaccagagaatacacacaggagagaaatcatatagctgtgatcaatgtgggaagagttttactgactctagtggtctgactaaacaccagagaatacacacgggcgataaaccttatagctgtgggcaatgtgggaagagttttgttcaatcttcagatctgacagtgcaccagagaatacacacaggagagaaaccttttagctgtggtcaatgtgggaaaagttttgctTCATCTAGcattctgactctacaccagagaatacacacaggagataaaccttatagctgtggtcaatgtgggaagagctttgttCAATCTACAGATCTGAccgtgcaccagagaatacacacaggagagaaaccctacagctgtactcaatgtgggaagagttttgttcaatctggccagctgacattgcaccagagaacacacacaggagagaaatcttatagctgtgatcaatgtggaaagagttttgctgcatctagcaatctaactctacac